AAATTgtgaatatataaaaattcatcAATATCGGACAACGGAgtcgagggtcaggcgtaatgggttgaaattttgtctttaaaaatatttattgaaatttgtcgataaaaaaattTAGGACATTTTTGTAATAATAAGCAAATTGTatcgcaaaatgcaaattttcaatgaaattttggatttaGAAAATAATCTCGAGGTAAGGTGgtctttagagagtttttcgctgaaatttagtccttaaaaacgttcattaaaatttagtcattagaaatattttattgaGATTTTTCCATAAGAATGttatatttcgaaaaaaatttaattaaaatgttgtcactagaaaaaattttaaagacatcttgtctttaaaaataaattcgagAGGGTTCCGGGCCATGATTACGTTTTGTCATTAGAAaatgttacgctgaaattttatcttagaaaaaatttcattaaaatttgtctagaaaaaaatttattaaaatttagtttttactaagaatttcatcacaattgtatccttaagaaaaataattttatggcggccctggcctcagcaaaatttcatctttgtagtatattataaatattaaatcttgtcattttaaaaaaatgttactgaaattttttgtttcgaataaattttatttaaattttttcttcagacaAAACCTTTTTGGTGGCGCTCGAGCCTGAggtcaatatgtcaaatcgggagatcggtttaaatgggaactatgtcaggttatagaccgattcagacaatatttggtgcgattgttggaagccgtaacggaacatttcagcgcaatcggttaataattgcagtttttaggagctcaagaaatcgaaggaccactttatatgggagctatatcataatctgaaccgatatggcccatttgtaatccccaatctcctacttctagaagctcaagcttTATgtttgagctatatccaaatatgtaccgatatggcccattggcaatccccaacgaattacatcaataaaaagtatctgtgcaaaatttcgtgcagctctacgcgtttgaccgctatcgtgatttcaacagacggacggacagcaggaaggaaggacatggctaaatagacttaaaatgggtataaaaaatatatacctaATATCTTTTATACGCCATCATGGCATGTTTGTTAACGTTTTTTGCTTACTAATAAGGTATTGTGGGTTGAACACAGACCTAGGATctaaagttaaaaaattgaCTTTGTCTATTAACAAACAAAGATTAACCAAAATTAGAGAATTGAAGGTTTTttgtaataaagaaaaaaaaggaaaatacatACCCGAAGAGGGTCTCATACTAGTCGATCCAACAGTAGAAAGTTTGGGCGCCATAGATGACACGGATAGTGTTTCGTTTAAAGTTGACGTTGCTACAGATGATGCAGCCACCAgcatttgcatatattttacttttcCCGTGGAGTCGACCAATTGGACTAATTTCTTTTGTAGTATTTGTTTTGGTTCATTGTTCTTAACAATGGGTAAAGCATTTCCAATAGTTGCAACACAGGTTGGAGAAGCCACAGGCGTTGTATAtgtatttgttgtgtttgttaCGCACTTTGTGACCGGCAGTATAGTTCTTTTTACCGCAGATGCTACTGGATTCGAAGGCATTACAAGTTTGCCGCCTTTGTTAAACGTAATGGATGTTTTGCCTAATGTTACCGTATTGTGACCCACAACAGGGCGTGCATTAGAGACGACAAAAGTTGCGTTTAGAGGCAATATTTTAGGTACAACAAAGGGTCTATTGacggtatttataattttaatttgggTAGCTGTTGTAGCCGTTTGTATTGCAGTAACTTTCAAACTGCACTGATTTCTTGTAATACTTTCCAACTTGTCGAAATTTGTGTTTAACACTTCCGAATTTGTACTGGAAACTATGTGCTTCTTATTTATCTCCGTCAGTGTTTTTGTGGGAGACTTCGGAACAAGTTTGGAAGGAGATGGCAACTTTTGTGGACTCTTATTTTCCAGGGGTTCAGGAATTACAAATGTTGgttgaattttttcaatatcgGCACTTATAGAATTTTGACTTGCTTCTATTTTGTTAAGAAATTCCAACAAGTTATCGTCGACTAATTCCTCGGAAGTAGATACTTGAGTATTTTTAGCTGTTTCAGAGACCTTTACCActtctgtttttggtgtatcGATCTTATTGGTCACAACTTCGTGCGGGATTTCAACGTTTCTTAGCCAAACCTCCAGTAAAGTTTCTGCTCCTAATGTTTGTATTCCTGTATGGGATTTGTCCAAAACAACTGTGTGCAACAGTTGTACTGGTTTCTGGTTGTATTCTGAATGAAAATATAACTGAACTCTTATGGGGAATTCTCCCCAACCTCTTCGGGCTACTTGAAAAGGTGGTTCTTGAACATCCACCACGTCGTTGGGACGATACGAATGGTGCAAATTAAATCTTACTTTTCTTACATATTTCTCGATAGGCACTGCCGTGTCCTTTGCTTGCACATAAACCAACCATTTGTGAGTTAGAATTTGCGCCTTATTTCGGGGATCCCTCTCTTGTTCTGTGCCAATGAACTTTGAAGTGTTACCTACCACAatcaaatgttttattttattatttaaacgAGAGGCATTCAAGGGCTTCCCATGTGGCTGATTTGTTGTTGTCGATTTGGCAATGTTCGTGTGGGGCTGAGTAACTGCTTTTGGCGTCTTGTGCACTTGAGCTGCATTTATCAGAGCTGCAATGTCTGTACGCGGATCCTCATCTATTGAATGGTCAATGACAATGCCTTGCCCTTTAATAATTTGTTTAAGTTTCCTCTCCTCCCTCTTTTGAACTTCCGACTTCGCCCTTATAGTCTGAACGGCATTTTGCGCCGCTGTCCTTTTTGGACAAGAGCGAATAACATCCGACAAATCTTTGGGCTTCTTTCCTATTAGCTTTTTCAATGAAGGATGTATTTGCATTTGAGGGCCCTTGTCCTCTCTTGTGAAAAGAGTTTGAACACCCCTAACAGCCGACGTGGTCACCGCTGCCAGTGGTAAGTCCTGCTTTTTATAATACGATGAAACCAAAGTGTAGCGCAGTTTATCCAACATATGGCGAGCCTTTGCAAGGCGTTCATCGATTTCTAATAGTTGTTTCTGCTTGAATACCAGTTCAGTGTTAAACTCTTTTTCAATGATTTCTTGCACCTTGTGCAAGTATTCGTTATTTTGTGCATCATTGTTGCCCTCTAAAGCGCTCTGTACTTTAGGTCTCTTGCTATCGCCTGATTTAACTGCGATTGGTGATTCGTCAACATATGGGGGCGGCTGATCTTTAGGGTAGTCCGGATCATGGTATTCGCTATGTTTACGTTTCCTAGGTGATGATGACTGTCCACTGAACATGACACCACCATTAACCGATAACTGCTGCCTTCTTTTCGTTACTCTGCCGGACACACCTGTAGACTTGGTGTGACTGGACTAAAAAGGTTTGAATTTTCACGCAATTCCAAACAATTAAGATTtgttaattattttatatttgattTGCTTTATTTATCAAATGTTTGGTGTGTTGTGAAGGTTTACACTAACAATGTTGTGACACGCAATCAGCTGGTGCAATTTTTCATTGACAGTAGGGCCAACTGTCACGGCTCCTAATGCATTGGGTTTGTACGTGAACCATTCTAAATTACCATCAACCGCCCAGTTAGTTACCATTTTTGGGAAATAATTACGTAATGGCGTTCAGGCCAAAGCTATTATCGATGACCCTTTTTTTCCGGTATAATTCATGGAAAACTTGTTTTCCTTGCAGTATACTTCAAAAGTTCTATTGGCAAAGCGAGTCGTTTTGAACAGCAAGGCAAAAAAATTAGTATTCGCTGCTTGTcccaactaaatttttttgactgaaaattagatattttctaaaatgatcaaatatttggttttttatGTACCAATCTAGCCGTTTCGCCAACTTAATGTTCTGCCGCTAATTTTtttcaccggtattcacaaaacttactGCCTATCACACTAACTTTGTGTCACTCAAATGAGTGACTCGATTCACTATTTTTAGGCTTCAAATAACTAAAAATACCGGCACGGGGTAGCTGTGAGGACCACAGCCAAAtggtcatgtggaggtggcgatactCACCAAGCTcccgtaggtgagcaagctcgatccggtccaaaggaccgatcgccgcgggaacaatgtggccattggttatttaaaggccaaTAActcgtcatatcgagcatcagaggtactcagtatttgtgcaagagacggtgcccaccttagcgcagatgttagcatttCCCTCTTagtgctgaacgcttgggttcattTCCTGGCGgagacatcagaaaaaaatcagtggtggttatccccttctaatgcttgCGAGGTACTTgtaatgtaaaaacttctataaaaagtagggcccttatcattgaacttaaacttgaaacgggcAGTACTcagtaatatgtgagaagtttgcctctgctccttaatgaaatgttcatgaccAAATTTGCATTATTGCCGGTCCCGTCCGGCCGCTCACTGAGATTttccgctcgatatcgctgattgcccGCGCACAAtaattgggacgtcaaatagaaaaCCTTATGCAATTGTGGCTTATATAACTTTGAAAAGCACATCGGCTGAAAGATATACAGTGTCAGGCAAAACAAAACCAACGCTTTTAACATCTGAAATGAACTTATTATTATTAAACTTGCACTTAACAAATCAATGAAAATTACCAGAGGACTTCTGCACAAATGGAAGTTTTGATCTCTATATTGGGCGTAATTATAGTAAAATTTGTGAGTATGAGGCAAAAGTAAAGCAAACATTATGAACTGATATTCTCGCAGGAGACACAGACGACATAACAATATATCCGAGAGGAAGCAATTGTTAGTTCACAAAATGTCTTACTtttcttactttaattggctatgacagaacatttgttccactagccgaacgtagaatagcgttcccagcgcctcgatcttctgcgcttattctaaaatctctgacaccaaaatttcgaggtgtctcccaacacttgatctttccatcaggtttttggtcttcccggttcgcgtgtaccaccgtgtttgccttcaaaagatttctttgctggagcttcttcatccactcgacaacatgacctagccaacgcagtcgttatattttgatacgtggaactatgctatcgtcgtcatacatctcgcggttcatacgtcgcctatattttccattaacgcaaactggtgcatatattttacgaagaatctttctctcaaatactccaagcactgcctcacctgctttcacaaatacccatgcttcagaaacctataacagcacgggtagtatcagtgtcttgtatagtggcCGTGTTTCTaatctgcttacttagtccaaagtaacatctgtttgccagtattattcttcgctttatctcaaaactggtgtcattcgtttcgggtacggtggtgccgaggtagtagttcccaactttctccatatctgctcggttgcacaaagtgttttgggagttgaaaccatccattttgtcttatctccatttactgccagactcattttcactgactctctttcgaaggcagcagttactacttccggtgacggacctatgatgtcgatgtcgtcggcataggcgagtagcatgtgttctcttgtgattaatgtgccatatctattcacatctgcatctcgtataatcttcttcagtagtatattaaagagatcacacgataggctgtctccttgtctgcaaccttgtttggtattaaatggttcggagagattctttcctattcttactgaggaacgcgtataagtgtcatcctgcagagtcttattaattttgcagagatacacaaacttagacatggcttgaaatacctttgaacgtaaaggagtatcgaaagcggctttgtagtcaacaaagatatggtacgtgttgatttttccttctcggctcttttccaggatttagcgcagtgtgaatatctggtcagggtggatttaccaagtctaaagccgcattgatggcgcccgattatctcattgactttaggttttaacctttcacatagtacgctcgagagtatcttgtatgcgatggggagacttattcctctgtagttggcacattccgtcttgtctcctttcttgtgtacctGACATAGTattctgaggttccaatcatcgggtatgcgttcttttagccagattgcgcagataagctgatgcatacgccttatcagcgtgtcgcctcccgtcttaaatagttcagcgggtaacccgtcggctcctgttgctttgctgttctttagtcgggtcactgctacttggaccttattatgactaggaggtaaacattctacaccatcatcattgattggttctgcggtttcctgttcgccgccaacgtcggacactagcagttgggtaaaattttctttccatattctcagcatgtcatctgtgtcagttgccagatttccttctttgtccctgcaccaaagccatcggtttgatgtttaattctttggtaaaattcccggacttcattctgactcctgtacatctaaatacgctcacactcacgcctatccatttcctttttcattctacagaatagacgtttctcgttgctactgattgcaggattgctctatatgccgcattcttggcttcagtagcatctcgaaaaTCTTGATCGtgggtttcttggagaaggcttccggtacccaagtacggatttcgcggcattttcatggagtggacaatagtttgTCACCGCGCTATTATATaaggaacaaggagtgctttcatcaagcagttggctcagtcgagtggagtatgccgctgtgttgtgtttgcagcttttcaatgtcgagcttctgtgcagtgtcagatcgtactttcctcgccatgttcgaacgggtgcgaacctttgctgcaataaggtagtgatccgaatctatattcgctacACGGATCGAACGTATATCTaatacgctggatgaatgccttccatctatcacaacgtaatcaatttggttcctcgtgttttgatcgggtaacagctatgtggctttgtgaacatttttatgttgaaatctggtgctactaactaccgtGTTTGCAGCGGCGTAGTCTATcaacctcaacccattactggacgttatctcgtggaggctaaactttccgactgttggaccaaaaatgtcatccttccctatcttcacattaaaatctcccagaacgattttaatatcatgggcggggcagcggttatattctctctctaggtgctcgtagaaaatatccttggtctgctcgtctttgtcttccgtcggggcatgggcacaaataaggctgatgttgaagaatttggcttatatgctgattgtggctagcctctcatccaccgtagtaaagctggagacaaggtgtttcagtctctggCCGCAtatcacaaatccacagccaaattcatgcctcgtgttatggcagctttagtaaagttcgtcaccgtttggtgttgaagtgacgtcattcccagtccatcgcacttcctgtaaggcggtaatatctgccttgtacttctctaatacatccgccagcgcgtatactgcatcttctctataaagagtgtggacattcaaggtgcagatccgcaaattatggtccttttttcgtttgcgtggttcgtcaacgttgggggatccgtttttactattcctttctttgtcatagttttccgggggcggattactggcccagcgccccaaccgcatggggtttttgtgggattgcacatgtatccctcgttgtggcgagccgcttgctccaagatcagGCGCTGATTATATTGCAATAAGACTCAAAATATCTTATTGCAATATAAAAATAGGTTGAAAACATGCTTGGGTTAGGTAATGATATAACTATGCTCTACAGAAGACCCACaggaaaaatttacaaaagttACACGCCAGACAACAAACATATTATCAAGAGAAAAACCCAAAAATATGAATATTTCTACGATAGATGtcatattgaaattttctaaaatttaattttttgttttggtttattaTGCTCTAAGCTTTCAAGTTGAGCAGAAAGATtagaaaaatttagatatttattaataaaatgaaattttaggaGCACACAAAGATACCAAAGGATTTATTAATAGAATTGTTAACATTATGCATAAAGGATTCTATATATTTTACATACGATGAGAAATTGTATGAGCAAAAGAAAGGCATGCCTCCGAAAATCGCCGATATTGTGATGGAAACCTTACTTAACGCTTCAATtgagaaaattacaaaaaaaaattcagaccAAATAGGTGGACGATATATTTTGTGTATTGGTAAGAACGGAAGTAGGTAATACTCTACAAGTTCTAAATTCCTTCCAACCACAAGTTCAGTTCACAATGGAATGTGAAACAGACAAGAAATTGCCATATTTTGAAACCGTCGTCCGCCGACATCAAAAtaagttaaaattaaattggCATCAAAAATATACAGCATCTGGGAGACTCATAAATTATCATTCAAATCAttcgagaagaaaaaaaaaataaatacatctATTAATTTCATCGACAGAGTACTAAAAATCAGTGACAAAATATATCTTAAGAAAacgaaaggaaaggaaaaacgTCGTATAAATAAATACATCTATTAATTTCATCGACAGAGTACTAAAAATCAGTGACAAAATATATCATCAAGAAAACGAAAGGAAAATTCAACAAATACTCCGATTAAATGACTTCCCAAACAACACTATTAAGGACCTTATAAAATTCATCAAGAATGGAACGGAGAACAACGAAAGGGAATCAACACCAAAAATCTTTAAGAAAACGTCGTATATTCCAGGGTTTTCGGAAAGACTTACCAGTTCAATTATGTACAACAGGGAAAAATACCAGCTTGCCTTAAAAAGTCACAACACATTAAATAGTTTATTCAGCAGGACAGGAATCAAGGAtgaaaaagaaggaaaaatcaAATGTAGTTTATAAGATTAAATGTAACGGGATGAAGCAAATTTTGTGTCCAATGACATATGTGAGAACAACTAAAACGAAATTAAAGACAAGATTATCATCTCACAAATCTGACCAGAAAATGAAAGACAAACCTTTAGAACAAAAAACTGCACTTGCAGCACATTGCACTTTAACAGGGCATacaccaaattttaaagacgTAGACATATTTGCACAAGAATCTAATCAGAAAAGACGAATTACTTTAGAAATGTTACATATCATTGACACCCTCAAAAACAAACTCATGAACTTTACGAAAGACGCAGACAATTGTACACAGATTTACAGGAAGTTGGTACAAAAAtacaaactttttaaaatgtaattattttcaaatgtataaatgtttttataattttaattttttgtaaaattacttGTTTGTTAAATATATAGTTGAAATCCTGATGAAGATCACCGGTggtggtcgaaatattggtaacaattacaaagaagacaaaattataaaatcaaatttatttgACAAAATTCAAATAACAAGTTCACGAGGAGTCGGCTTTTTTACGAGTGCCCTTATTACCAGCTACAATTAGTTGATTTTGTTTTGCGCACGGGAAAATGTGCCATTCTTGAACAAAAtctcatttttataaaaatattggccTAAAACCCCGATTTGACATATGGCTTTTAGAGCTTAtagtacgtcatgcaaaatggtTGTAAAACTTTGCATGTACATAATGCTTTAATCGAATTTTAGGATTATTTTCATCAATATGAAAAagcgttgcttttgttttgcacaACACTGTATATGCGTGCACATCTAAAGATTGATACTAATATTTTCGTTTTTCATTTATCGGGCCCCTCGCTCGATTTGATGTATGAAAttgtaaaaacaattttgttggGGAGGGGCTTTGTTCGTGAGAAATAGgtccttaaaattaaaaaaaaaaataaatgctaaaacctttttatttttaggccgatttggatgaaataaaCGTCATATTGTAgctcttccaaatacctttcagagaacaaaaaaaaaaaactgaaatccTTAGTGAATTATGATGAAAATAGTAAAATTTTTAgcaacttttttcaaaaaacgaaaattagttATATATTAACCAGAAGTAGTTTGAAGGAAATAgttaattgaatttaaaataaagCTCTCTTTGCCATCTAAAGTTCgacaaattttgcttttatgctACACaggaaaaaatatttgcttttgtAAGC
The Stomoxys calcitrans chromosome 3, idStoCalc2.1, whole genome shotgun sequence genome window above contains:
- the LOC106090747 gene encoding uncharacterized protein LOC106090747, whose translation is MFSGQSSSPRKRKHSEYHDPDYPKDQPPPYVDESPIAVKSGDSKRPKVQSALEGNNDAQNNEYLHKVQEIIEKEFNTELVFKQKQLLEIDERLAKARHMLDKLRYTLVSSYYKKQDLPLAAVTTSAVRGVQTLFTREDKGPQMQIHPSLKKLIGKKPKDLSDVIRSCPKRTAAQNAVQTIRAKSEVQKREERKLKQIIKGQGIVIDHSIDEDPRTDIAALINAAQVHKTPKAVTQPHTNIAKSTTTNQPHGKPLNASRLNNKIKHLIVVGNTSKFIGTEQERDPRNKAQILTHKWLVYVQAKDTAVPIEKYVRKVRFNLHHSYRPNDVVDVQEPPFQVARRGWGEFPIRVQLYFHSEYNQKPVQLLHTVVLDKSHTGIQTLGAETLLEVWLRNVEIPHEVVTNKIDTPKTEVVKVSETAKNTQVSTSEELVDDNLLEFLNKIEASQNSISADIEKIQPTFVIPEPLENKSPQKLPSPSKLVPKSPTKTLTEINKKHIVSSTNSEVLNTNFDKLESITRNQCSLKVTAIQTATTATQIKIINTVNRPFVVPKILPLNATFVVSNARPVVGHNTVTLGKTSITFNKGGKLVMPSNPVASAVKRTILPVTKCVTNTTNTYTTPVASPTCVATIGNALPIVKNNEPKQILQKKLVQLVDSTGKVKYMQMLVAASSVATSTLNETLSVSSMAPKLSTVGSTSMRPSSVINTSQSAKGGATPIQRVANGANNKSTINPGGITMKPNIFKIVPENMQTKPRVVTFSTITAVSPTTTVTTTSALPASKPQTVTKPDASKILPKSNGSAARNIVFHKEGKVYIIDPLQMKLKQQQKKQVSLLKPQVSLLKQQKQQQQQTLEQLYQEKSIIKQVDHDYLLSPNSFYSNNAPQIHLGLKQQRLISLNSLQLMQMKRVLFEKGVLKQQFTSMQSAVEFVLRRLQLIAPKDSVSSAYPFITHSYAEFQSLTAFKQRSYEWLRAKNTSRILRSHKDLQNLNKTTRETFWSTKEIANFARQYGYTPDIKSLPKFVEKQDGVTNDFKQLLKGELKQKEIVPCDTLTDVQDIRKWANTVWPILTNYHHVENENLIIDVDNMSEEESTCQKAKNHSKSQYTLMKSLPGGKSNQIYLPTPPYLENECNLVSHICKDLSIALVPEELGANVWHPSTQTILAHTLNLFLQKVIRKSVALKYQENGGANESLGIIQQADIAKALSQSSEFDFLTNKYFGISSKVESSASTVKDEAS